The following are encoded in a window of Sinorhizobium sojae CCBAU 05684 genomic DNA:
- a CDS encoding ABC transporter substrate-binding protein produces the protein MISKTQRLLSLSTAMLLATTAIAAAEPSEELIAAAKKEGMLTTIALPHSWCGYGDVIAGFKEKYGIEVNELNPDAGSGDELEAVKANKGNTGPQAPDVLDIGLSFGPTAKAEGLIQPYKVSTWDTIPDSAKDPEGYWYGDYYGVLSFIVNTDIIKEVPKDWADLKKPEYANAVALAGDPRASNQAVQAVYAAGLSTGETDAAKAGEAGLAFFAEVNKAGNFVPVIGKSASLAQGSTPIIIAWDYNGLSWRDSLNGNPPVEVVVPNTGVVAGVYVQAISAYAPHPNAAKLWMEYLYSDEGQLGWLKGYCHPIRFNDLVKNGKVPQELLDKLPPAEAYEKAVFPTLEEQEKGKQAITTKWDSVVGANVQ, from the coding sequence GTGATTTCAAAGACTCAACGCCTGCTCTCGCTCTCGACCGCCATGCTTCTGGCGACGACGGCCATCGCCGCCGCCGAGCCGAGCGAGGAGCTTATCGCCGCTGCCAAGAAGGAAGGCATGTTGACCACCATCGCGCTTCCGCACAGCTGGTGCGGCTACGGCGATGTCATTGCCGGCTTCAAGGAGAAATACGGCATCGAGGTCAACGAACTGAACCCGGACGCCGGCTCGGGCGATGAACTCGAAGCCGTGAAGGCCAACAAGGGCAACACCGGGCCGCAGGCGCCTGACGTGCTCGACATCGGCCTCTCCTTCGGCCCGACGGCCAAGGCCGAAGGCCTGATCCAGCCCTACAAAGTCTCCACCTGGGATACGATTCCGGACAGCGCCAAGGATCCGGAAGGCTACTGGTATGGCGACTATTACGGCGTTCTCTCCTTCATCGTGAACACCGACATCATCAAGGAGGTGCCGAAGGACTGGGCCGACCTGAAGAAGCCCGAATACGCCAATGCCGTAGCGCTCGCCGGCGATCCGCGCGCGTCCAACCAGGCGGTGCAGGCCGTCTACGCCGCCGGGCTTTCGACTGGCGAAACGGACGCCGCCAAGGCTGGCGAAGCAGGCCTCGCCTTCTTTGCGGAGGTCAACAAGGCCGGCAACTTTGTTCCGGTCATCGGCAAGTCGGCTTCGCTTGCCCAGGGCTCGACCCCGATCATCATCGCCTGGGACTATAACGGTCTCTCCTGGCGCGACAGCCTGAACGGCAACCCGCCGGTCGAAGTGGTCGTTCCGAACACGGGCGTCGTCGCCGGCGTTTACGTCCAGGCGATCTCGGCCTATGCGCCGCATCCGAACGCCGCCAAGCTCTGGATGGAATATCTCTATTCGGACGAAGGTCAGCTCGGCTGGCTGAAGGGCTATTGCCACCCGATCCGCTTCAACGACCTCGTCAAGAACGGCAAGGTTCCGCAGGAACTGCTCGACAAGCTGCCGCCGGCAGAAGCCTATGAAAAGGCTGTCTTCCCGACGCTCGAAGAGCAGGAGAAGGGCAAGCAAGCGATCACCACCAAGTGGGACAGCGTCGTCGGCGCCAACGTCCAGTAG
- a CDS encoding ABC transporter permease gives MTTTTAAVPLISKRTIVDWLGIAPFAIFALMFLIVPTLYLVTGAFLTPEGAFTFKNISDLFTPSIISAYWISIRVSVASSLGGALIGFFLAWAIVLGGVPKWIRSGLLTFSGVASNFAGVPLAFAFLATLGRTGLVTVFLRDWFGFNLYGTGFNLLSFFGLSITYMYFQIPLMVLILTPALDGMKKEWREASEILGASTWQYWRMVALPILWPSLLGTTLLLFANAFGAIATAYALTGSSLNIVPILLYAQIRGDVLHNPNLGYALALGMIVITGISNILYIWLRMRAERWQK, from the coding sequence ATGACCACCACGACCGCAGCAGTACCCCTGATCAGCAAACGAACGATCGTCGATTGGCTCGGCATCGCGCCCTTCGCGATCTTCGCGTTGATGTTCCTGATTGTTCCGACGCTTTACCTCGTCACCGGCGCGTTCCTGACGCCTGAGGGCGCATTCACCTTCAAGAACATTAGCGACCTGTTCACTCCGTCGATCATCAGCGCCTATTGGATCTCGATCCGGGTCTCGGTCGCCTCTTCGCTCGGCGGCGCCTTGATCGGCTTTTTCCTTGCCTGGGCGATCGTGCTCGGCGGCGTTCCGAAGTGGATCCGCTCGGGCCTGCTCACCTTCTCCGGCGTTGCCTCGAATTTCGCCGGCGTGCCGCTCGCCTTTGCCTTCCTGGCGACGCTCGGCCGTACCGGCCTGGTCACCGTTTTTCTGCGCGATTGGTTCGGCTTCAATCTCTATGGCACCGGCTTCAACCTATTGAGCTTCTTCGGCCTCAGCATCACCTATATGTATTTCCAGATCCCGCTGATGGTGCTGATCCTGACGCCGGCGCTCGATGGCATGAAGAAGGAATGGCGCGAGGCCTCCGAAATTCTCGGCGCCTCCACCTGGCAATATTGGCGCATGGTGGCGCTGCCGATCCTGTGGCCGAGCCTGCTCGGGACGACGCTCCTGCTCTTTGCCAACGCCTTCGGCGCCATCGCCACGGCCTACGCGCTGACCGGCAGTTCGCTGAACATCGTGCCGATCCTGCTCTATGCCCAGATCCGCGGCGACGTGCTGCACAATCCGAACCTCGGCTATGCGCTGGCGCTCGGCATGATCGTCATCACCGGCATTTCCAACATTCTATACATCTGGCTGCGGATGCGCGCCGAACGGTGGCAGAAATGA
- a CDS encoding ABC transporter permease, translating into MKAQRLGAWIAIAIGASYFIVPLLGTLEFSLRMRRGEYSFDAYQSVFADMQFRETFSYSMLMALLTIIFGMLLVVPTAYWVRLRLPQVRPIVEFVTLLPLVIPAIVIVFGYLRLYNSSSVLPLTGSTTGTNSLLMFSYMTLSLPYMYRAVDTAMRAIDVRTLTEAAESLGAKWPTILFRCIFPNVMSGVLSGAFITFAIVMGEFTMAALLNRPAFGPYLQLVGANKAYEPSALAVIAFAITWLSMGLIQLVSRFQKSAPAKA; encoded by the coding sequence ATGAAAGCACAACGCCTGGGCGCCTGGATCGCCATCGCCATCGGAGCGAGCTACTTCATCGTTCCGCTTCTCGGCACGCTGGAATTCTCGCTGCGCATGCGCCGGGGCGAATATTCCTTCGACGCCTACCAGTCGGTTTTCGCCGACATGCAGTTCCGCGAGACCTTCAGCTATTCCATGCTGATGGCGCTGCTGACCATCATCTTCGGCATGCTGCTGGTGGTGCCGACCGCCTATTGGGTGCGGCTGCGCCTGCCGCAGGTGAGGCCCATCGTCGAATTCGTGACGCTGCTGCCGCTCGTCATCCCGGCGATCGTCATCGTCTTCGGCTATCTCCGGCTCTATAACTCGTCGTCGGTCCTGCCGCTCACCGGCTCCACCACCGGCACCAATTCGCTGCTGATGTTCTCCTACATGACGCTGTCGCTCCCCTATATGTATCGCGCCGTCGATACGGCGATGCGGGCGATCGACGTACGGACGCTCACCGAAGCCGCAGAAAGCCTCGGCGCCAAATGGCCGACAATCCTCTTCCGCTGCATTTTCCCGAACGTGATGAGCGGCGTTCTTTCCGGCGCCTTCATCACCTTCGCCATCGTCATGGGCGAATTCACCATGGCGGCGCTGCTCAACCGGCCGGCCTTCGGCCCTTACCTGCAGCTCGTCGGCGCCAACAAGGCCTATGAGCCCTCGGCGCTTGCCGTCATCGCATTCGCCATCACCTGGCTCAGCATGGGGCTGATCCAGCTCGTCTCCCGCTTCCAGAAATCCGCTCCGGCCAAGGCTTGA
- a CDS encoding ABC transporter ATP-binding protein — translation MAFLTLTNIQKSFGPVQVVHNFNMGIEKGEFVSFLGPSGCGKTTILRMIAGFETPSGGSILIDGKDQGTFKPNQRNIGMVFQAYALFPNMNVHDNVAFGLKVAGASKSEIDTRVKQMLGLIKLEHLADRFPYQLSGGQQQRVALARALAVKPQVLLLDEPLSALDAKIRISLREEIRQIQQQLGITTVFVTHDQEEALSISDRIVVMNAGRADQIGTPFEIYNTPATRFVASFVGTLNIIEAKVTDPAAGSVTIGHQSVTLQEPIAGLNGGDMISLALRPEAGSIAESATGDASLSGEVVATSFLGSVIRTKLRVGGDVISFDMFNNPGTLPPAAGENVTLRFAAKDLLVIRE, via the coding sequence ATGGCATTCCTGACACTGACCAATATCCAGAAATCCTTCGGCCCGGTTCAGGTCGTGCATAATTTCAACATGGGCATTGAGAAGGGGGAATTCGTTTCCTTTCTCGGGCCCTCCGGCTGCGGCAAGACCACCATTCTCCGGATGATCGCCGGCTTCGAGACGCCGTCGGGCGGCTCGATCCTGATCGACGGCAAGGACCAGGGCACCTTCAAGCCCAACCAGCGCAATATCGGGATGGTGTTCCAGGCCTATGCACTGTTCCCCAACATGAACGTGCACGACAATGTCGCCTTCGGCCTCAAGGTCGCAGGCGCTTCAAAATCGGAGATTGATACACGGGTGAAGCAGATGCTCGGGCTCATCAAGCTCGAGCACCTGGCGGACCGCTTCCCCTATCAATTGTCCGGCGGCCAGCAGCAGCGCGTGGCGCTCGCGCGCGCGCTTGCGGTCAAGCCGCAGGTGCTGCTGCTCGACGAGCCCCTCTCCGCGCTCGATGCGAAGATCCGCATTTCGCTGCGCGAAGAGATCCGGCAGATCCAGCAGCAGCTCGGCATCACCACCGTGTTCGTGACGCACGACCAGGAGGAGGCGCTGTCGATTTCCGACCGGATTGTGGTCATGAATGCCGGCCGCGCCGACCAGATCGGCACGCCCTTCGAGATCTACAACACGCCAGCGACCCGCTTCGTCGCCTCCTTCGTCGGCACGCTCAACATCATCGAGGCCAAAGTCACCGACCCCGCGGCGGGCAGCGTCACCATAGGCCACCAGTCGGTTACTTTGCAGGAGCCGATTGCCGGCCTGAATGGCGGGGATATGATCTCGCTGGCGCTCCGGCCGGAAGCGGGTTCGATTGCCGAAAGCGCCACGGGCGACGCCTCGCTGTCGGGCGAGGTCGTGGCCACGAGCTTCCTGGGCTCGGTCATCCGCACCAAGCTCAGGGTCGGTGGCGACGTCATCTCCTTCGACATGTTCAACAATCCGGGCACCCTCCCGCCTGCGGCCGGGGAGAATGTCACACTCCGCTTTGCGGCCAAGGACCTGCTGGTCATCCGCGAATAG
- a CDS encoding 6,7-dimethyl-8-ribityllumazine synthase gives MTILSHPSTRIAIVRARWHADIVDQCVTAFVTQWAKLGGNTADVEIFDVPGALEIPLHAQTLAKTGRYSAILGTALVVDGGIYRHDFVAGTVLEGMMRVQLDTDVPVLSAVLTPHNFQECEPLIAFFRDHFVTKGEEAANACAQILDARAKLALVNA, from the coding sequence ATGACCATTCTTTCTCACCCCTCCACCAGAATTGCCATCGTCCGCGCCCGCTGGCACGCCGACATCGTCGACCAATGCGTCACTGCCTTCGTTACGCAATGGGCGAAGCTCGGCGGCAATACGGCCGATGTCGAGATCTTCGACGTGCCGGGCGCGCTCGAAATCCCGCTGCATGCGCAGACGCTGGCGAAAACCGGACGCTATTCGGCGATCCTCGGCACCGCCCTCGTCGTCGATGGGGGCATCTATCGCCACGATTTCGTGGCCGGGACGGTGCTCGAGGGGATGATGCGCGTCCAGCTGGACACGGACGTACCGGTGCTCTCGGCCGTTCTGACGCCCCACAACTTCCAGGAATGCGAGCCGCTGATCGCCTTCTTCCGCGACCACTTCGTCACCAAGGGCGAGGAAGCGGCGAACGCCTGCGCGCAAATTCTCGACGCCCGCGCGAAGCTCGCGCTCGTCAACGCCTGA
- a CDS encoding GlxA family transcriptional regulator, with amino-acid sequence MDLIASRVQHVDLLVLPETNLILVASVVEPLRAANRIAGRSLYSWTMFSPDGEAIETKSGIPIPVAGPFRPQREAAPLFVLSSYNWRRSATSHLKMLLSQTARHREVMAGIESGSWLLAETSLLDNFSATTHWEDFEDFAATYPQVTMVRERFVIDGKRITTGGSLPTLDLMLELIRRAHGYSLALEVSRLFIYEQERTRGDLLQVPAIGNMRILDSRVGAAVRLMEETVEAPLTLAKLARRVGVSARYLQDLFRETMGVAPHAHYLALRLNAARRKVIETRMEFADIAAISGFNSSSSFSRSYRAHYRESPSETRRRLKLKN; translated from the coding sequence ATGGATCTTATTGCTTCGCGGGTGCAGCACGTCGATTTGCTGGTCCTGCCGGAGACCAATCTCATCCTCGTCGCCTCGGTCGTGGAGCCATTGCGGGCCGCCAACCGCATTGCCGGCCGCAGCCTTTACAGCTGGACGATGTTCAGCCCGGACGGTGAAGCGATCGAGACGAAGAGCGGCATTCCGATCCCGGTCGCCGGTCCCTTTCGGCCGCAGCGCGAGGCGGCGCCGCTCTTCGTCCTGTCGAGCTACAATTGGCGGCGCAGCGCGACCTCGCATTTGAAGATGCTGCTGTCGCAGACGGCGCGCCACCGCGAGGTGATGGCGGGGATCGAATCCGGCTCCTGGCTGCTTGCCGAGACGAGCCTCCTCGACAATTTCTCCGCGACGACCCATTGGGAGGACTTCGAGGACTTTGCTGCGACCTATCCGCAGGTGACGATGGTGCGCGAGCGTTTCGTCATCGACGGCAAGCGCATCACCACCGGGGGATCGCTGCCGACGCTCGACCTGATGCTGGAACTGATCCGGCGGGCGCATGGCTATTCGCTGGCGCTCGAAGTCTCACGCCTCTTCATCTATGAACAGGAGCGCACACGCGGGGACCTTTTGCAGGTGCCGGCGATCGGCAATATGCGCATTCTCGACTCCCGGGTCGGCGCGGCGGTCAGGCTGATGGAGGAAACCGTCGAGGCGCCGCTTACGCTTGCAAAGCTGGCACGCCGGGTCGGCGTCAGCGCGCGGTACCTGCAGGACCTTTTCCGGGAGACGATGGGCGTGGCGCCGCACGCGCACTATCTGGCGCTGAGGCTCAATGCAGCGCGGCGCAAGGTGATCGAGACGCGGATGGAGTTTGCCGACATCGCGGCGATTTCCGGCTTCAATTCCTCTTCGTCGTTCTCGCGCAGCTATCGCGCGCATTATCGCGAGAGCCCGAGCGAAACGCGCCGGCGGCTGAAGCTAAAGAATTGA
- a CDS encoding 3-keto-5-aminohexanoate cleavage protein → MPLSMNREVFITCAVTGSGDTVSKSSHVPVTPKQIAEASIEAAKAGAAIVHCHVRDPETGAPARRLDLYREVTDRIRSADVDVVLNLTAGMGGDLIFGNVESPLPVNEKGTDMAGATERVAHVAECLPEICTLDCGTMNFSLGDYVMTNTPSMLREMARQMTALGVRPEIEAFDTGHLWFAKQLVEEGLIEDPVLIQLCMGIPWGAPDDLNTFMAMVNNVPSTWTFSAFSIGRNAMAYPAAAILAGGNVRVGLEDNLYVAKGRLATNAQLVEKAVTVVEGMGARIIGPEEVREKLKLTKR, encoded by the coding sequence ATGCCGCTCAGCATGAACCGTGAGGTTTTCATAACCTGTGCAGTCACCGGTTCGGGAGACACCGTTTCGAAATCCAGCCACGTTCCGGTGACGCCGAAACAGATCGCCGAAGCGTCGATCGAGGCGGCCAAGGCGGGTGCGGCAATCGTCCACTGCCATGTCCGCGATCCGGAGACAGGCGCTCCGGCCCGCCGCCTCGACCTCTACAGGGAAGTGACCGACCGCATCCGCTCCGCCGATGTCGACGTGGTCCTAAACCTGACCGCCGGCATGGGCGGCGACCTCATCTTTGGCAATGTCGAGAGCCCCCTTCCGGTCAATGAAAAAGGCACGGACATGGCCGGCGCCACCGAGCGCGTCGCCCATGTTGCCGAATGCCTGCCGGAGATCTGCACGCTCGACTGCGGCACCATGAACTTCTCGCTCGGCGACTATGTCATGACCAACACGCCGTCGATGCTGCGCGAAATGGCGCGCCAGATGACCGCGCTCGGCGTGCGTCCGGAAATCGAGGCCTTCGATACCGGCCACCTCTGGTTCGCAAAGCAGCTCGTCGAGGAAGGTCTGATCGAGGATCCGGTGCTGATCCAGCTCTGCATGGGCATTCCGTGGGGCGCCCCCGACGATCTCAACACCTTCATGGCGATGGTCAACAACGTGCCATCGACCTGGACCTTCTCGGCCTTCTCGATCGGCCGCAACGCCATGGCCTATCCGGCTGCCGCGATCCTTGCCGGCGGCAATGTCCGCGTCGGCTTGGAGGACAATCTCTATGTCGCGAAGGGCCGGCTCGCGACGAATGCCCAGCTCGTCGAAAAGGCGGTGACTGTGGTCGAGGGCATGGGCGCCAGGATCATCGGACCGGAAGAGGTTCGCGAGAAGCTGAAGCTGACGAAGAGGTAA
- a CDS encoding carnitine 3-dehydrogenase, protein MTIITKAACIGGGVIGGAWAARFALAGIDVNIFDPHPEAERIIGEVMANAERAYGMLTMAPLPPRGKFTFCKSIEDAVEDVDWIQESVPERLPLKRGVITEIDAAARPDALIGSSTSGLLPSDLQAEMKHPERMFVAHPYNPVYLLPLVELVGGKKTSPETIRRAEAAVAEIGMKGVVIAKEIEAFVGDRLLEALWREALWLIQDDICDTETLDDVMRYSFGMRWAQMGLFETYRIAGGEAGMRHFLAQFGPCLKWPWTKFTDVVDLDDALVEKIGAQSDAQAAGRSVRELERIRDENLVGIMHALKAGDGGKGWGAGKLLADFEKRLWAKGGDQSKTYDASRPLRLVDTKVNAAWVDYNGHMTEHRYLQLFGDTSDALLRLIGVDFAYVQAGHSYYTVETHIRHLGEAKPGQALYTTLQLLRVDEKRIHFFTSIHDAASGDVIATAEQMMLHVDAKAGKSVPAPAEVMAKLTPIAEAHAKLPPPEGAGRHVGQRR, encoded by the coding sequence ATGACCATCATCACAAAGGCCGCCTGCATCGGCGGCGGCGTCATCGGCGGGGCCTGGGCGGCGCGCTTCGCGCTCGCCGGCATCGACGTCAATATCTTCGACCCGCATCCGGAAGCCGAACGCATCATCGGCGAGGTCATGGCCAATGCCGAGCGCGCCTATGGCATGCTGACCATGGCGCCGTTGCCGCCGCGCGGCAAATTCACCTTCTGCAAGAGCATTGAAGACGCCGTTGAAGACGTTGACTGGATTCAGGAAAGCGTTCCCGAGCGGCTGCCGTTGAAGCGCGGCGTCATCACCGAGATCGACGCGGCCGCCCGCCCCGACGCGCTGATCGGCTCATCGACCTCGGGCCTGCTTCCTTCTGACCTGCAGGCGGAGATGAAGCATCCCGAACGCATGTTCGTCGCGCACCCCTACAACCCCGTCTATCTGCTGCCGCTGGTCGAACTCGTCGGAGGGAAGAAGACCTCGCCCGAGACGATCAGGCGCGCTGAAGCAGCCGTCGCCGAGATCGGGATGAAGGGCGTCGTCATCGCCAAGGAGATCGAGGCCTTCGTCGGCGACCGGCTGCTGGAAGCACTCTGGCGCGAGGCGCTCTGGCTCATCCAGGACGACATCTGCGACACCGAAACGCTCGACGATGTCATGCGCTATTCTTTCGGCATGCGCTGGGCGCAGATGGGCCTCTTCGAAACCTATCGCATCGCCGGAGGCGAAGCCGGCATGCGCCACTTCCTCGCGCAGTTCGGCCCCTGCCTCAAATGGCCCTGGACCAAATTCACCGATGTGGTCGACCTCGACGACGCATTGGTCGAAAAGATCGGCGCGCAGTCGGACGCGCAGGCCGCGGGGCGGTCGGTCCGCGAACTCGAACGCATCCGCGACGAAAATCTCGTCGGCATCATGCATGCCTTGAAAGCCGGAGACGGCGGCAAGGGCTGGGGCGCCGGCAAGCTGCTGGCCGATTTCGAAAAACGCCTCTGGGCCAAGGGCGGCGATCAGTCGAAAACATACGATGCCTCGCGGCCGCTGCGTCTCGTCGACACCAAGGTCAACGCCGCCTGGGTCGACTACAACGGCCACATGACCGAGCATCGTTATCTGCAGCTCTTCGGCGATACGTCCGATGCGCTGCTCAGGCTGATCGGCGTCGACTTCGCCTACGTGCAAGCGGGCCACAGCTACTACACGGTCGAGACGCATATCCGCCATCTCGGCGAGGCGAAGCCTGGACAGGCGCTCTACACGACGTTGCAGCTTCTGAGAGTCGACGAAAAGCGCATCCACTTCTTCACCAGCATTCATGATGCGGCCTCGGGCGACGTGATCGCTACCGCCGAACAGATGATGCTGCATGTCGACGCCAAGGCCGGCAAGTCGGTGCCGGCGCCGGCGGAGGTCATGGCGAAGCTGACGCCGATCGCGGAAGCGCATGCGAAGCTGCCGCCGCCGGAAGGCGCGGGGCGGCACGTGGGGCAGAGGCGGTGA
- a CDS encoding acyl-CoA dehydrogenase family protein, translating into MNFALSEEQEMIVDTVRSFVETEIYPHENEVERTGIVPRELGLEIARKCKDIGFFACNFPEEVGGAGLDHLTFTLVERELGRGSMGLTVFFGRPSGILMACNDEQRERYLLPAVRGDKFDALAMTEPDAGSDVRGMKCFARQDGDDWIVNGTKHFISHADIADFVIVFIATGEEETPRGPKKKITCFLVDRGTPGFEIREGYNSVSHRGYKNCILTFDDCRLPSSHILGEVHRGFDLANDWLYATRLTVAATSVGRARRAFDYALTYAAERKQFGKPIGANQGVSFKLADMITEIDAADLLTLSAAWRLDQGLPSNREIASAKVFATEMLARVTDEAIQIYGGMGLMDDLPLARFWRDARVERIWDGTSEIQRHIISRDLLRPLGA; encoded by the coding sequence ATGAATTTCGCACTGTCCGAAGAACAAGAGATGATCGTCGACACGGTCCGCAGCTTCGTCGAGACGGAGATCTATCCGCATGAGAACGAGGTCGAGCGCACCGGTATCGTGCCACGCGAGCTCGGTCTCGAGATCGCCCGCAAGTGCAAGGACATAGGTTTCTTCGCCTGCAACTTCCCCGAAGAAGTTGGCGGTGCCGGGCTCGATCACCTGACCTTCACGCTGGTCGAGCGTGAGCTCGGCCGTGGTTCCATGGGACTCACCGTTTTTTTCGGCCGCCCATCCGGCATCCTGATGGCCTGCAATGACGAACAGCGCGAGCGCTATCTGCTCCCCGCCGTCCGCGGCGACAAGTTCGACGCGCTTGCGATGACCGAGCCGGACGCGGGTTCCGATGTGCGCGGCATGAAATGCTTCGCCCGGCAGGACGGCGACGACTGGATCGTCAACGGCACGAAGCACTTCATCAGCCATGCCGACATTGCCGATTTCGTCATTGTCTTCATCGCCACCGGCGAAGAAGAGACGCCGCGCGGTCCGAAGAAGAAGATCACCTGCTTCCTCGTCGATCGCGGCACGCCGGGCTTCGAAATCCGCGAAGGTTACAATTCTGTCTCGCATCGCGGCTACAAGAACTGCATCCTGACCTTCGACGATTGCCGCCTGCCCTCTTCCCATATCCTGGGCGAGGTCCACAGGGGCTTCGACCTCGCCAATGACTGGCTCTATGCGACGCGGCTGACCGTTGCCGCGACCTCCGTCGGCCGCGCCCGCCGCGCTTTCGATTACGCGCTCACCTATGCGGCCGAGCGCAAGCAGTTCGGCAAGCCGATCGGCGCCAACCAGGGCGTCTCCTTCAAACTCGCCGACATGATCACCGAAATCGACGCCGCCGATCTGCTGACGCTTTCGGCCGCCTGGAGGCTCGACCAGGGCCTGCCGTCGAACCGGGAGATCGCTTCGGCAAAGGTCTTCGCCACCGAAATGCTCGCCCGCGTCACCGACGAGGCGATCCAGATCTATGGCGGCATGGGCCTGATGGATGACCTGCCGCTCGCCCGCTTCTGGCGGGACGCCCGCGTCGAACGCATTTGGGACGGCACCTCGGAGATCCAGCGGCACATCATCAGCCGTGATCTTCTTCGGCCTCTGGGGGCTTGA